The following are encoded in a window of Amycolatopsis solani genomic DNA:
- a CDS encoding glycoside hydrolase family 2 protein, whose protein sequence is MTPPEGTGWRRLDPPLPTPWSGDVAPDNALPEYPRPQLTRPRWLNLNGVWEYAGWPSSSDEPRPSGYAERILVPFPPESALSGIGRRDEVCWYRRLFEVPPDWAGSRVLLHFGAVDQTAKVWVNNQLVATHEGGYTAFSADITDVLRASGPQELTVRAEDRTDIEPFPVGKQRNAPGGICYTPSSGIWQTVWLEPVPDHRVDRLDLTPDLTGVTVFPQVTGGAEVVVVISANGAEVARASGTAGTSVRVDVPSPRLWTPDDPHLYELHVELRDQRGALLDEVGGYAGLRTIGLVPDEQGRPRIALNGRVTFLHGPLDQGYWPDGISTAPTDEALRFDLEKTKELGFNFVRKHVKVEPARWYFWADTLGLVVWQDMPSLTVSFDGPPGIAPDPVPRARELFEAELIKMITQLRAVPSIVGWVPFNEGWGEFDTARVAEMVKALDPTRLVIANSGVNCCFSRPDTGAGDVYDDHTYVGPGDPSVDDARAIVDGEYGGLGLILDDHRWPGPPNAYEMTPTRERLTERYAEVSAALERVVAERGLSGAIYTQTTDVENEVNGLLTYDRQVVKADPAVVAKCVRAVIETGSR, encoded by the coding sequence ATGACTCCTCCCGAGGGCACCGGCTGGCGCCGGCTCGACCCGCCCCTCCCAACCCCGTGGAGCGGCGACGTCGCTCCGGACAACGCGCTGCCCGAGTATCCGCGGCCCCAGCTGACCCGGCCCCGCTGGCTGAACCTGAACGGCGTCTGGGAGTACGCGGGCTGGCCGTCGTCGTCGGACGAACCACGGCCGTCCGGGTACGCCGAGCGGATCCTGGTGCCGTTCCCACCGGAGTCGGCGTTGTCCGGAATTGGACGACGCGACGAAGTCTGCTGGTACCGGCGGCTCTTCGAGGTCCCGCCCGACTGGGCTGGGTCACGGGTCCTCCTGCACTTCGGCGCGGTCGACCAGACGGCGAAGGTGTGGGTCAACAACCAGCTCGTCGCGACGCACGAAGGCGGCTACACGGCGTTCAGCGCGGACATCACCGACGTCCTGCGCGCCTCGGGGCCGCAGGAGCTGACCGTGCGGGCCGAGGACCGCACCGACATCGAGCCCTTCCCGGTCGGCAAGCAGCGCAACGCCCCCGGCGGCATCTGCTACACGCCGTCGTCCGGAATCTGGCAAACGGTCTGGCTGGAGCCGGTGCCCGACCACCGCGTCGACCGCCTCGATCTGACCCCGGACCTAACGGGCGTGACGGTGTTCCCGCAGGTCACCGGCGGCGCCGAGGTCGTTGTCGTTATTTCGGCAAACGGCGCCGAGGTGGCACGCGCGTCGGGGACGGCCGGGACGTCGGTGCGTGTAGACGTTCCGTCGCCGCGCCTCTGGACCCCCGACGACCCGCACCTCTACGAGCTGCACGTCGAGCTCCGCGACCAGCGCGGCGCGCTCCTCGACGAGGTCGGCGGTTACGCAGGCTTGCGGACGATCGGCCTGGTCCCGGACGAGCAGGGTCGCCCGCGGATTGCCCTCAACGGTCGTGTCACTTTTTTGCACGGACCGCTGGACCAGGGCTATTGGCCGGACGGCATCTCGACCGCGCCCACCGATGAAGCCCTGCGCTTCGACCTGGAGAAGACGAAGGAGCTGGGCTTCAACTTCGTCCGCAAGCACGTCAAGGTGGAGCCGGCCCGCTGGTACTTCTGGGCCGACACGCTGGGCTTGGTCGTCTGGCAGGACATGCCGTCGCTGACGGTGTCGTTCGACGGCCCGCCCGGCATCGCGCCGGACCCCGTCCCGCGGGCGCGGGAGCTGTTCGAGGCGGAACTGATCAAAATGATCACCCAGTTGCGGGCGGTCCCGTCGATCGTCGGCTGGGTGCCGTTCAACGAGGGCTGGGGCGAGTTCGACACCGCCCGTGTCGCGGAAATGGTCAAAGCCCTCGACCCTACGCGCTTGGTGATCGCGAACAGCGGCGTCAACTGCTGCTTCTCCCGCCCGGACACCGGCGCGGGCGACGTCTACGACGACCACACCTACGTCGGCCCGGGCGACCCCTCGGTCGACGACGCCCGAGCGATCGTCGACGGCGAGTACGGCGGCCTCGGCCTGATCCTCGACGACCACCGCTGGCCCGGCCCGCCGAACGCGTACGAAATGACGCCGACGCGGGAGCGCCTCACCGAGCGCTACGCGGAAGTGAGCGCGGCCCTCGAGCGCGTGGTGGCGGAGCGCGGGTTGTCCGGTGCCATCTACACCCAGACGACCGATGTCGAAAACGAGGTCAACGGCCTGCTGACGTACGACCGCCAAGTGGTCAAAGCGGACCCGGCAGTGGTCGCGAAGTGCGTCAGGGCGGTGATCGAGACGGGCTCGCGCTGA
- a CDS encoding glycosyltransferase family 4 protein, protein MRVLMLSWEYPPVAIGGLARHVHALATHLVRQGHEVVVLCRHAAGTDAGTHPRTDRVVEGVRIVRVAEDPMHVTFERDLVAWTLAMGHAMIRAAQDLLRTWQPDVVHAHDWLVAHPAIAIAEAARVPLVGTIHATEAGRHSGWLSHPLNQQVHSVEWWLANRADALITCSQAMRREVAYLFEVEAADVTVIHNGIEERGWQVPAKEIARAREVYSPAGAPLLLYFGRLEWEKGVQDLLAALPRIRRRHPGTRVVVAGKGRHFDELVEQSRKLRVRRAVDFVGHLSDRDLRAALAAADAVVLPSRYEPFGIVALEAAAAKAPLVASTAGGLGEVVVHGETGLAFSPGDVAELTNAVTAVLSDAPAAAKRAKAAQSRLAADFDWGRIAEATADVYRRAKPAEPVELPRPKIATGNAFEPVAAGIPEL, encoded by the coding sequence ATGCGTGTGCTGATGCTGTCGTGGGAGTACCCGCCAGTGGCCATCGGAGGCCTGGCCCGGCACGTGCACGCGCTCGCCACCCACCTGGTGCGCCAGGGCCACGAGGTCGTGGTGCTCTGCCGTCACGCCGCCGGCACCGACGCCGGGACGCACCCGCGTACCGACCGCGTCGTCGAGGGCGTGCGGATCGTGCGGGTCGCCGAAGACCCGATGCACGTGACGTTCGAGCGGGACCTCGTCGCCTGGACGCTGGCCATGGGGCACGCCATGATCCGCGCCGCGCAGGACCTGCTGCGGACCTGGCAGCCCGACGTCGTCCACGCGCACGACTGGCTGGTCGCGCACCCGGCGATCGCGATCGCCGAGGCCGCGCGCGTGCCGCTGGTCGGCACCATCCACGCGACCGAAGCCGGCCGGCACTCCGGCTGGCTGTCGCACCCGCTGAACCAGCAGGTGCACTCCGTCGAGTGGTGGCTGGCCAACCGCGCCGACGCGTTGATCACCTGCTCGCAGGCCATGCGCCGCGAGGTCGCGTACCTCTTCGAGGTCGAGGCCGCCGATGTCACGGTGATCCACAACGGCATCGAGGAACGCGGCTGGCAGGTACCGGCGAAGGAGATCGCCCGCGCCCGGGAGGTCTACAGCCCGGCCGGGGCGCCGCTGTTGCTCTATTTCGGACGACTCGAGTGGGAGAAGGGCGTGCAGGACCTGCTCGCCGCGCTCCCCCGGATCCGGCGTCGTCACCCCGGGACGCGCGTGGTCGTTGCCGGAAAAGGACGACACTTCGACGAGCTGGTCGAACAGTCGCGGAAGCTGCGGGTGCGGCGCGCGGTCGACTTCGTCGGGCACCTCTCCGACCGCGACCTGCGAGCGGCGCTGGCGGCCGCCGACGCTGTCGTGCTGCCCAGCCGGTACGAGCCGTTCGGGATCGTCGCGCTGGAGGCCGCGGCCGCGAAGGCGCCGCTGGTGGCCTCGACCGCCGGTGGGCTCGGCGAGGTCGTGGTGCACGGCGAGACCGGGCTGGCGTTCAGTCCGGGCGATGTCGCGGAATTGACCAATGCCGTGACGGCGGTGCTCAGCGACGCGCCGGCCGCGGCGAAGCGGGCGAAGGCGGCGCAGTCCCGGCTGGCCGCGGACTTCGATTGGGGCCGGATCGCCGAGGCGACCGCCGACGTCTACCGGCGGGCCAAGCCGGCCGAACCGGTGGAGCTGCCGCGGCCGAAGATCGCCACCGGCAACGCGTTCGAGCCGGTCGCGGCCGGGATCCCGGAACTGTAG
- a CDS encoding class I SAM-dependent methyltransferase codes for MTTPAFGGEVSDFYQRFRRGYPAEVADELAAAFALSQVQDVVLDLGCGTGQLTRALAPHARAVLGMDPEPAMLDQARRATSLPNISWLLGADTEVSALLPIIGHGRLAAVTVAQALHWMDHERLFAAARPLLRPGGGIAVVTNGVPLWLQDTAWSAAVRDVVAAYLGTPPHRTCGTDEASQQRYATALAAAGYAVDQRVVEYATTLTVEEIVGGVFSAMSPEQLPAPDARPAFTARVRTALAPHGPLREAVRVRILLGTR; via the coding sequence ATGACCACACCGGCGTTCGGCGGCGAAGTGAGCGACTTCTACCAGCGATTTCGCCGCGGCTACCCAGCCGAAGTGGCGGACGAGCTGGCCGCGGCGTTCGCGCTGAGTCAGGTCCAGGACGTCGTCCTCGACCTCGGCTGCGGCACCGGCCAGCTCACCCGCGCCCTGGCACCCCACGCGAGGGCGGTCCTCGGCATGGACCCGGAACCGGCGATGCTCGACCAGGCCCGCCGGGCGACGTCGCTGCCGAACATCAGCTGGCTGCTCGGCGCGGACACCGAGGTCAGCGCGCTGTTGCCGATTATCGGCCACGGCCGTCTCGCCGCGGTGACGGTCGCGCAGGCGCTGCACTGGATGGACCACGAACGGCTGTTCGCGGCCGCGCGCCCGCTCCTGCGCCCAGGCGGCGGCATCGCGGTGGTGACGAACGGCGTGCCTCTGTGGCTCCAGGACACCGCGTGGTCGGCCGCCGTGCGGGACGTCGTTGCGGCGTACCTGGGGACACCGCCGCACCGCACGTGCGGCACGGACGAGGCAAGCCAGCAGCGGTACGCGACGGCGCTCGCGGCCGCCGGATACGCCGTCGACCAGCGGGTTGTCGAATACGCGACAACGCTGACCGTCGAGGAGATCGTCGGTGGCGTTTTTTCGGCCATGAGCCCCGAGCAGCTGCCGGCCCCGGACGCGCGACCGGCGTTCACCGCCCGCGTCCGGACGGCGCTGGCCCCGCACGGCCCACTCCGCGAGGCTGTCCGGGTGCGCATTCTCCTGGGAACCCGCTGA
- a CDS encoding nuclear transport factor 2 family protein, which yields MTPRPPFPPFDEDTARQKVQAAEDAWNTRDPERVSLAYTEDSVWRNRDQHVVGRARIVEFLTAKWERELDYALRKELWSFTGNRIAVRFQYESRTAGGQWFRSYGNELWEFSDEGLMRRREASINDVPIEESDRRIFGPRPESEHGVLLPVF from the coding sequence ATGACCCCGCGCCCCCCGTTCCCGCCGTTCGACGAGGACACCGCCCGGCAGAAGGTCCAGGCCGCCGAAGACGCGTGGAACACCCGGGATCCGGAGCGGGTCTCGCTCGCGTACACGGAGGATTCGGTGTGGCGGAATCGCGACCAGCACGTCGTCGGGCGCGCCCGGATCGTCGAGTTCCTCACCGCGAAGTGGGAGCGCGAGCTGGACTACGCGCTGCGCAAGGAGCTGTGGAGCTTTACCGGCAACCGCATCGCCGTCCGGTTCCAGTACGAGTCCCGCACCGCCGGGGGCCAGTGGTTCCGCAGCTACGGCAACGAGCTGTGGGAGTTCAGCGACGAGGGCCTGATGCGACGGCGCGAGGCGAGCATCAACGACGTCCCGATCGAGGAATCGGACCGTCGCATCTTCGGCCCGCGCCCGGAGTCCGAACACGGCGTCCTGCTGCCGGTCTTCTAG
- a CDS encoding TetR/AcrR family transcriptional regulator: MNSTEATDRLLEAAEDLFYAHGVQAVGMDAVRARSGVSLKRLYQCFPAKTDLVEAYLRRRDERWRKSLRDFVHARGDDPLAVFDWLGNWFAEPGFRGCAFVNSFGEFGEPAPGVAAAIRLHKDEVRAYLRGLISDHRLADQLFTLVEGATVLAAITGDPGEASTAGEAAKVLLAAQG, translated from the coding sequence ATGAATTCCACGGAAGCGACCGACCGGCTGCTCGAAGCCGCCGAAGACCTCTTCTACGCGCACGGTGTGCAAGCGGTCGGGATGGACGCCGTCCGTGCGCGCTCCGGCGTCTCGCTCAAGCGGCTCTACCAGTGCTTCCCGGCGAAGACCGACCTGGTCGAGGCCTACCTGCGGCGCCGGGACGAGCGGTGGCGGAAGTCGTTGCGCGATTTCGTCCACGCCCGCGGCGACGACCCGCTCGCCGTCTTCGACTGGCTCGGGAACTGGTTCGCCGAGCCCGGCTTCCGCGGCTGCGCGTTCGTCAACTCCTTCGGCGAGTTCGGCGAGCCGGCACCCGGCGTCGCCGCCGCGATCCGGCTGCACAAGGACGAGGTGCGGGCGTACCTGCGTGGTCTGATTTCCGACCACAGGCTCGCCGACCAGCTGTTCACGCTGGTCGAAGGCGCGACCGTGCTCGCCGCGATCACCGGTGATCCGGGCGAGGCGAGCACGGCCGGCGAAGCCGCGAAGGTGCTGCTGGCCGCTCAGGGGTAG
- a CDS encoding SigE family RNA polymerase sigma factor, translated as MKRSEEAGYRDYVTARMEVMRRTAYLLCRDWHLADDLVSITIGKLYRHWPRARQVEHLDAYVRRILVRTWLDEKARAWRREEPAETLPEPPVLPTDDVVERLGLLELLDALPPRRRAAVVLRYYCDLSVEETAEVLECSPGTVKSQTARGLDSLRALVAASQS; from the coding sequence GTGAAACGGTCCGAAGAAGCGGGGTACCGCGACTACGTGACGGCGCGAATGGAAGTCATGCGCCGCACGGCCTACCTGCTGTGCCGGGACTGGCACCTGGCCGACGACCTGGTGTCGATCACCATCGGCAAGCTGTACCGGCACTGGCCGCGGGCCCGGCAGGTCGAGCACCTCGACGCCTACGTGCGCCGGATCCTCGTGCGGACGTGGCTGGACGAGAAGGCCAGGGCGTGGCGGCGCGAGGAACCGGCGGAAACCCTGCCGGAGCCGCCGGTGCTGCCCACCGACGACGTCGTCGAGCGGCTCGGTCTGCTGGAGCTGCTGGACGCGTTGCCGCCGCGGCGCCGGGCCGCGGTGGTGCTGCGCTACTACTGCGACCTGTCCGTCGAGGAGACGGCCGAGGTCCTCGAGTGTTCACCCGGAACCGTGAAGAGCCAGACCGCGCGCGGGCTCGACTCGCTGCGCGCGCTCGTCGCCGCGAGCCAGAGCTGA
- a CDS encoding S8 family peptidase translates to MRKPITAVVAVALAAGVLTAPGAAAAPVDRPSITPTKITLVTGDQVLVGGADVRVLPARRDRPVPFQRYVRHGDQYVLPGDAAGLVRAGRLDEQLFNVTGLLRQGYDDARTPHVPLLVRQAGPALTARTGVAARTSVLGYTALDEPKSGAAAFWNRLAAEPATLAAGDAKVWLNAKVRASLDQSVPQIGAPTAWQAGLTGRGVPVAVLDTGIDGTHPDLAGRVAVSKDFTGKGSAEDGQGHGTHVASTIAGSGAASGGKYKGVAPDASLAVGKVLDDSGDGTLDTVLAGMQWAVTEAHARVVSMSLGGGPSDGTDPMSEAVNTLTRQYGTLFVIAAGNFGQDETVSTPAAADSALAVASVSKKDLLSPFSSRGPRTGDGAAKPDVAAPGEAITAAWPGGGYQALDGTSMATPHVAGSAAILAQQHPDWTADRLKAALTSTATPVDAGPAAVGTGRVDVARATTTAVTATGSASAYLPWPNRGTTAKATVTWYNSGATPVTLTLGASVGGVSFPPSVTVPAGGSTPVELTFTAQDGNPGTRSGVLTASGDGVTTRTAVSMRQEAESYDLTVGLVNRDGHPWAPTGYPPVTIVDLDTGTLTQGEPGTFRLPRGRYVVNSVIETPRPGREPSYSFITHPELVLDHSLTQTMDARDGKPVSLEPDNPAARGGTQSIERLSRITSCTCVFANSFDLDPRFEEAFAATVPGTSSATFAFSQERRATEPDLEVTADDGQPFAVRGVWLESAAREGTSTLPVVFGGEGTPEDLAGIDARGKLVVVRLPLGIRVDEAYRRLVNVENAGAKLGVVAVDSGTTRTTVLGGGLPALHLPVVWGGVSVTAQRFMELAKTGRGSATVVSRPSPRFRYELADGVEGQVTAPRVQRPKTRDLAEVRTAYHDNAPGEVRYVAGREFFGRMVGYGYTQPVAAQQERVEYYSPGKWDTLWTGGFRGELSEQLDVAAGRKYQLSWNKAVAGPTLRGLTATHLGEPPRPWAWRKDGVFDLWLPLFGDAAGRPRKPESGIGDTGSVTLTKDGVAIPVEPSGEPTLATIPVPDADGAYRLTAEAHRHTDFWPLWTDVTAEWAFRSSAAADGQALPLLTARFDPAVDVRNSAPANRVFTFPAFVERQGGGSGTKLTVETSTDDGRTWQPAPVLRTGDHWTVAVRNPAAGFVSLRASAGDDRGNTVRQTVIRAYAVG, encoded by the coding sequence ATGAGGAAACCGATCACCGCGGTCGTCGCGGTGGCACTGGCCGCGGGTGTGCTGACCGCACCCGGCGCGGCGGCCGCTCCAGTGGACCGGCCGTCCATCACGCCGACGAAGATCACGCTGGTCACCGGCGATCAGGTGCTGGTCGGCGGCGCGGACGTCCGCGTACTGCCCGCCCGCCGCGACCGGCCGGTGCCGTTCCAGCGGTACGTCCGCCACGGCGACCAGTACGTCCTGCCCGGCGACGCCGCCGGACTGGTCCGCGCCGGACGGCTCGACGAGCAGCTGTTCAACGTCACCGGCCTGCTGCGGCAGGGCTACGACGACGCACGCACCCCGCACGTGCCGCTGCTGGTCCGCCAGGCGGGCCCGGCGCTGACGGCGAGGACCGGCGTCGCCGCGCGGACTTCCGTGCTCGGCTACACCGCGCTCGACGAGCCGAAGTCCGGCGCCGCGGCGTTCTGGAACCGGCTCGCCGCGGAACCCGCCACGCTCGCGGCGGGCGACGCGAAGGTGTGGCTGAACGCGAAGGTGCGCGCGAGCCTCGACCAGAGCGTGCCGCAGATCGGCGCGCCGACGGCGTGGCAGGCGGGCCTGACCGGGCGCGGGGTGCCCGTCGCGGTGCTCGACACCGGGATCGACGGCACGCACCCGGACCTGGCCGGCCGCGTGGCCGTGAGCAAGGACTTCACCGGCAAGGGCAGCGCCGAAGACGGCCAGGGACACGGCACGCACGTGGCCTCGACGATCGCCGGCTCCGGTGCCGCTTCCGGTGGCAAGTACAAGGGCGTGGCGCCGGACGCATCGTTGGCCGTCGGCAAGGTCCTCGACGACTCCGGCGACGGCACGCTCGACACGGTCCTGGCCGGCATGCAGTGGGCGGTGACCGAAGCGCACGCCCGCGTCGTGAGCATGAGCCTCGGCGGCGGCCCGTCCGACGGGACCGATCCGATGTCCGAAGCCGTGAACACGCTGACCCGGCAGTACGGCACGCTCTTCGTCATCGCCGCGGGCAACTTCGGTCAGGACGAAACCGTCTCGACCCCGGCCGCGGCCGACAGCGCGCTCGCCGTGGCCAGTGTGTCCAAAAAGGACCTCCTCAGCCCGTTCTCCAGCCGTGGCCCGCGAACCGGTGACGGCGCCGCGAAGCCGGACGTCGCGGCACCCGGCGAAGCGATCACCGCGGCCTGGCCCGGCGGCGGCTACCAGGCGCTGGACGGGACGTCGATGGCGACGCCGCACGTCGCGGGCTCGGCCGCGATCCTGGCCCAGCAGCACCCGGACTGGACCGCCGACCGCCTCAAAGCGGCCCTGACCAGCACCGCCACCCCGGTCGACGCCGGCCCGGCCGCGGTCGGCACCGGCCGTGTCGACGTCGCCCGCGCCACGACCACCGCGGTCACCGCCACCGGCAGCGCGTCGGCGTACCTCCCGTGGCCCAACCGCGGAACGACCGCGAAAGCGACCGTCACCTGGTACAACTCCGGCGCCACCCCGGTCACGCTGACGCTGGGCGCGTCCGTCGGAGGCGTCAGCTTCCCGCCGAGCGTCACCGTTCCCGCCGGCGGGAGCACCCCCGTCGAGCTGACTTTCACCGCGCAGGATGGAAATCCGGGTACGCGCTCCGGTGTCCTGACCGCGAGCGGCGACGGCGTCACGACGCGGACCGCGGTGTCGATGCGGCAGGAAGCGGAGTCCTACGACCTGACCGTCGGCCTGGTGAACCGCGACGGCCACCCGTGGGCGCCGACGGGCTACCCGCCGGTGACGATCGTCGACCTGGACACCGGCACGCTCACCCAGGGCGAACCGGGCACGTTCCGGCTGCCGCGCGGCCGCTACGTCGTCAACAGCGTCATCGAGACGCCGCGACCGGGCCGGGAGCCGTCCTACAGCTTCATCACCCACCCCGAACTGGTCCTCGACCACTCGCTCACGCAGACCATGGACGCGCGTGACGGCAAGCCGGTGTCGCTGGAGCCGGACAACCCGGCCGCGCGCGGCGGCACCCAGAGCATCGAGCGGCTCAGCCGGATCACGAGCTGCACGTGCGTCTTCGCCAACAGCTTCGACCTCGACCCGCGCTTCGAAGAGGCGTTCGCCGCGACCGTCCCGGGTACGTCGTCGGCGACCTTCGCCTTCAGCCAGGAACGCCGGGCCACCGAGCCGGACCTGGAAGTGACCGCGGACGACGGGCAGCCGTTCGCCGTCCGGGGCGTCTGGCTCGAGTCGGCCGCTCGGGAGGGAACCAGCACGCTCCCGGTCGTGTTCGGCGGCGAGGGCACTCCCGAGGACCTCGCCGGGATCGACGCGCGGGGCAAACTCGTCGTCGTCCGGCTGCCGCTCGGCATCCGGGTCGACGAGGCGTACCGGCGGCTGGTGAACGTCGAGAACGCCGGCGCGAAACTCGGCGTGGTCGCGGTCGACAGCGGCACCACGAGGACCACCGTCCTCGGCGGCGGCCTGCCGGCACTGCACCTGCCGGTGGTGTGGGGCGGGGTCAGCGTCACCGCGCAGCGGTTCATGGAGCTGGCGAAGACGGGCCGCGGCTCGGCGACAGTGGTCAGCCGGCCGTCGCCGCGCTTCCGCTACGAACTCGCCGACGGCGTCGAAGGCCAGGTGACGGCTCCGCGCGTGCAACGGCCGAAAACCCGCGACCTCGCCGAAGTGCGCACGGCCTACCACGACAACGCGCCCGGCGAGGTCCGGTACGTCGCCGGGCGGGAGTTCTTCGGCCGAATGGTCGGGTACGGCTACACCCAACCCGTTGCCGCGCAACAGGAACGCGTCGAGTACTACTCCCCCGGCAAGTGGGACACGCTGTGGACGGGCGGTTTCCGCGGCGAGCTGTCCGAGCAGCTCGACGTCGCCGCCGGGCGCAAGTACCAGCTGAGCTGGAACAAAGCGGTGGCCGGACCGACACTGCGCGGGCTGACCGCGACGCACTTGGGTGAGCCGCCGCGGCCGTGGGCGTGGCGCAAGGACGGCGTCTTCGACCTCTGGCTGCCGCTGTTCGGTGACGCCGCCGGGCGTCCGCGCAAGCCCGAGTCCGGCATCGGCGACACGGGGTCGGTGACCCTGACCAAGGACGGCGTCGCGATCCCCGTGGAGCCGTCGGGGGAACCGACGCTGGCGACGATCCCGGTGCCGGACGCCGACGGTGCGTACCGGCTCACCGCCGAGGCCCACCGGCACACCGACTTTTGGCCTCTGTGGACGGACGTCACCGCGGAGTGGGCGTTCCGCTCTTCGGCGGCCGCGGACGGCCAGGCCCTTCCCTTGCTGACCGCCCGGTTCGACCCGGCGGTCGACGTGCGCAACAGTGCGCCGGCGAACCGGGTCTTCACGTTCCCGGCGTTCGTCGAGCGGCAAGGCGGTGGCAGCGGAACGAAGCTGACCGTCGAGACGTCCACCGACGACGGCCGCACCTGGCAGCCCGCGCCGGTGCTCCGGACCGGGGACCACTGGACGGTCGCGGTGCGGAACCCGGCGGCCGGGTTCGTCTCGCTGCGCGCGAGCGCCGGCGACGACCGCGGGAACACCGTGCGGCAGACGGTGATCCGGGCCTACGCAGTGGGCTGA
- the aceB gene encoding malate synthase A: protein MVDRLNYRIEVTGPVEGRAAEILTPAALDFLAKLDNTFAGRRRELLDARRVRREELQSGEKPLGFLPETRRIRDDESWHVAPTAPGLEDRRVEITGPTDRKMTVNALNSGAKVWLADFEDATSPTWHNVIDGQINLFDAIRRNIDFTTEAGKRYTIGEEPATIVARPRGWHLVEKHIRIDGRPVSASLVDFGLYFFHNARQLVARGVGPYFYLPKLENHLEARLWNDVFLMAQRELGIPRGTIRATVLIETITAAFEMDEILYELREHAAGLNAGRWDYIFSLIKNFAAHGADFVLPDRAQVTMTVPFMRAYTELLVSTCHKRGAHAIGGMAAFIPSKDPSVNEIAAEKVRADKEREAGDGFDGSWVAHPGLVPICREVFDDVLGGWPNQLGKLREDVHVTAEDLLDVASAGGEVTEAGVRANINVALRYVDAWLRGTGAAAIHNLMEDAATAEIARCQVWQWIRNGTKLEDGTALTRELAVEFLDEELASVRAELGAGNRLDDAYEIFTETALGEKLPSFLTTGAYARYLTDAR, encoded by the coding sequence ATGGTTGATCGGCTGAACTACCGCATCGAGGTCACCGGGCCGGTCGAGGGCCGGGCCGCGGAGATCCTGACCCCGGCGGCACTCGACTTCCTGGCCAAGCTGGACAACACGTTCGCCGGTCGCCGGCGCGAGCTGCTCGACGCCCGCCGCGTGCGGCGCGAGGAACTGCAGTCCGGCGAGAAGCCGCTCGGCTTCCTGCCCGAGACGCGCCGGATCCGCGACGACGAGTCGTGGCACGTCGCGCCGACGGCGCCGGGCCTCGAAGACCGCCGCGTCGAGATCACCGGCCCGACCGACCGCAAGATGACGGTCAACGCGCTGAACTCCGGCGCGAAGGTGTGGCTGGCGGACTTCGAGGACGCGACGTCGCCGACGTGGCACAACGTCATCGACGGCCAGATCAACCTCTTCGACGCGATCCGCCGCAACATCGACTTCACCACCGAGGCCGGCAAGCGGTACACCATCGGCGAAGAGCCCGCGACGATCGTCGCGCGTCCCCGCGGCTGGCACCTGGTGGAGAAGCACATCCGCATCGACGGCCGCCCGGTTTCGGCGAGCCTGGTCGACTTCGGCCTGTACTTCTTCCACAACGCGCGCCAGCTGGTCGCCCGCGGCGTCGGCCCGTACTTCTACCTGCCGAAGCTGGAGAACCACCTCGAAGCGCGGCTGTGGAACGACGTCTTCCTGATGGCGCAGCGCGAGCTGGGCATTCCTCGCGGAACGATCCGCGCCACCGTGCTGATCGAGACGATCACCGCCGCGTTCGAGATGGACGAGATCCTCTACGAGCTGCGCGAGCACGCGGCGGGTCTCAACGCCGGCCGCTGGGACTACATCTTCAGCCTGATCAAGAACTTCGCCGCGCACGGCGCCGACTTCGTGCTGCCGGACCGTGCGCAGGTCACCATGACCGTGCCGTTCATGCGGGCGTACACCGAGCTGCTGGTGAGCACCTGCCACAAGCGCGGCGCGCACGCCATCGGCGGCATGGCCGCGTTCATCCCGAGCAAGGACCCTTCGGTCAACGAGATCGCCGCCGAGAAGGTCCGGGCCGACAAGGAACGCGAGGCCGGCGACGGTTTCGACGGGTCGTGGGTCGCGCACCCGGGACTGGTCCCGATCTGCCGCGAGGTCTTCGACGACGTGCTGGGCGGCTGGCCGAACCAGCTCGGCAAGCTGCGTGAGGACGTCCACGTCACCGCCGAGGACCTGCTCGACGTGGCCAGCGCCGGCGGCGAGGTCACCGAAGCGGGCGTGCGCGCGAACATCAACGTGGCGCTTCGGTACGTCGACGCGTGGCTGCGCGGCACCGGCGCCGCGGCGATCCACAACCTGATGGAGGACGCGGCCACCGCGGAGATCGCGCGCTGCCAGGTCTGGCAGTGGATCCGCAACGGCACGAAGCTCGAAGACGGCACGGCGCTGACCCGCGAGCTGGCGGTCGAATTCCTGGACGAAGAACTCGCGTCGGTGCGCGCGGAGCTGGGTGCGGGCAACCGCCTCGACGACGCGTACGAGATCTTCACCGAAACCGCGCTGGGCGAGAAGCTGCCGAGCTTCCTCACCACGGGTGCCTACGCGCGGTACCTCACGGACGCCCGGTAG